The proteins below are encoded in one region of Methanosarcina barkeri 3:
- a CDS encoding putative sugar O-methyltransferase produces the protein MKHLMENLRVKTNIPLNLVKKVPRKVITSLSDDQVYPQSCLKASNDYKFFVNFRRDPIYNRVLEHVSYGQGSEYLKLLYDRNDAEILYSISSFKKNDLYGNPRMYEYHKIGMISPTTLRYIKVLSDLKMHFQTLNNFNICEIGVGYGGQCRIINAFYKPATYCLVDIKPALDLAQRFLDNYIIPSTLSYKTMNELDKKNYDLVISNYAFTELPRVIQDVYLNKVILNSKRGYITYNEITPEEFNSYKANELIKIIPGSIILKEEPLTDPKNCIIIWG, from the coding sequence ATGAAACATCTAATGGAAAATTTGCGTGTTAAAACAAATATTCCCTTAAATTTAGTTAAAAAAGTTCCACGTAAAGTTATTACAAGTTTATCAGATGACCAGGTCTATCCACAATCATGTCTCAAAGCAAGTAATGACTATAAATTTTTCGTTAATTTTAGGAGAGATCCAATTTATAATCGGGTTTTAGAGCACGTTTCTTACGGTCAGGGAAGTGAATACCTTAAACTACTATATGACCGTAACGATGCTGAGATATTATATTCAATAAGCTCATTCAAGAAGAATGACCTCTACGGAAATCCAAGAATGTACGAATACCACAAAATTGGCATGATCTCACCCACTACCCTTCGATATATTAAGGTTCTTTCCGACCTTAAGATGCATTTTCAAACACTGAACAACTTCAATATTTGTGAAATCGGCGTTGGATATGGAGGACAGTGTAGGATTATCAATGCTTTTTATAAACCAGCAACATATTGTTTAGTAGATATAAAGCCAGCTCTTGATCTCGCTCAAAGATTTTTAGATAATTATATTATCCCCTCTACTTTGTCTTATAAAACAATGAACGAATTGGATAAAAAAAACTATGATTTGGTCATAAGTAACTATGCCTTTACAGAGCTTCCTCGTGTTATTCAAGACGTTTACTTAAACAAAGTAATTTTAAACTCAAAAAGAGGTTACATAACATATAACGAAATCACTCCAGAAGAATTTAATTCGTATAAAGCAAATGAACTAATTAAAATAATTCCTGGCTCCATAATATTAAAAGAGGAGCCTCTTACTGATCCAAAAAATTGTATAATAATTTGGGGTTAA